The following are encoded in a window of Mycobacterium vicinigordonae genomic DNA:
- a CDS encoding polyprenyl synthetase family protein: MIEIANPVIRRADPTIVEAALTDARALIEPTQRAALDALPADVRHVAGLHLGWWDAAGQERQTGRGKAIRPALTIACARAAGGDEAGEAAIRSAVAVELVHDFSLLHDDIMDSDLVRRHQPTAWSAFGVS; encoded by the coding sequence GTGATCGAAATAGCCAATCCCGTGATTCGCCGTGCGGATCCGACGATTGTTGAAGCCGCACTGACCGATGCCCGGGCTCTTATCGAACCAACGCAGCGCGCCGCCCTCGATGCGCTGCCTGCCGACGTCCGCCACGTGGCCGGCCTTCATCTGGGTTGGTGGGATGCTGCCGGTCAGGAACGCCAGACGGGGCGCGGTAAGGCAATACGGCCGGCGCTGACGATTGCGTGTGCGCGTGCCGCCGGGGGTGACGAAGCGGGCGAAGCCGCGATTCGATCCGCCGTGGCGGTGGAACTGGTGCATGACTTCTCACTGCTGCACGACGACATCATGGACAGCGATCTGGTGCGCCGGCATCAGCCCACCGCGTGGTCGGCCTTCGGGGTTTCTTGA
- a CDS encoding MFS transporter, with protein sequence MTVRVRPGIVLAVMCLSNFVASIDLTIVNVALPTLSRDLLADTAELQWIVDAYFLAAASLLLPAGNLGDRYGRRGWLNIGLLTFAVTSAAAASADSPETLIASRAAMGVGAAIIFPTTLALITNIFTESAQRAKAIGLWSAMNGLGVVVGPITGGWLLKHFAVGSIFWINVPIALVAAIGSILFVPTSRDPARPPIDLVGLLLSVVGISVLIYTIIEAPNAGWCSVRTPVGFAVALIALAAFQWHELRTPHPMLDLTLFADRRFSGGNIAGAAAYLALCGFVFVMTQYLQFVTVYTPYQTGIRLLPLAFSVAAASVIAPRLAERFGTTPVVAGGLVIFAGAIAWSGFFATDTSYWEIGAAMTMLGAGVGLTMAPATESIMASLRIHTAGVGSAVAGVTRQLGATFGVAIAGSVFASVYQSRLDEDSALAVVSPETRVAMRQSMAAAQHVLGQLPTSQAQSVRPFVESAFLNGVTASCLVCAGVALAAAAAVAVILPRRRPPDEQPGSASPPMEEVPANLLPPQQK encoded by the coding sequence ATGACTGTCAGAGTGCGTCCCGGGATCGTGCTTGCGGTCATGTGCTTGAGCAATTTCGTCGCCAGCATTGATCTGACCATCGTCAATGTCGCGTTGCCGACGTTGTCGCGCGACTTGCTGGCCGACACCGCCGAACTGCAATGGATCGTAGACGCTTACTTCTTGGCGGCCGCCAGCCTGCTGCTACCGGCCGGCAACCTTGGCGATCGCTACGGCAGGCGTGGCTGGCTCAACATCGGCCTGCTGACATTCGCCGTAACGTCCGCGGCTGCCGCGAGTGCCGATTCCCCGGAGACGCTGATCGCTTCGCGTGCGGCGATGGGCGTCGGCGCCGCCATCATTTTTCCGACAACCTTGGCGCTGATCACCAACATCTTCACCGAATCCGCTCAGCGCGCCAAGGCAATTGGGTTGTGGTCGGCGATGAATGGTCTGGGCGTGGTGGTTGGACCGATCACCGGGGGATGGCTGCTGAAACACTTCGCGGTGGGTTCCATCTTCTGGATCAACGTGCCCATTGCCTTGGTAGCCGCCATCGGCTCGATACTGTTCGTGCCGACCTCACGCGACCCCGCCCGGCCGCCGATCGATCTTGTGGGGTTGCTGCTGTCGGTAGTCGGCATTTCGGTGCTGATCTACACAATCATCGAAGCACCCAACGCCGGGTGGTGCAGCGTTCGGACACCTGTTGGTTTCGCCGTTGCGTTGATCGCCCTTGCTGCCTTCCAATGGCACGAACTGCGGACGCCGCACCCGATGCTGGATCTGACGTTGTTCGCCGACCGCCGATTTTCCGGCGGCAACATCGCCGGGGCTGCCGCGTACCTGGCGCTGTGCGGATTCGTCTTCGTCATGACCCAGTACTTGCAATTCGTCACCGTTTATACGCCGTACCAAACCGGCATTCGCTTGTTGCCGCTCGCATTTTCGGTCGCCGCCGCCAGTGTCATCGCCCCGCGGCTTGCCGAGCGGTTCGGCACCACGCCGGTAGTCGCGGGGGGATTGGTGATCTTCGCCGGCGCTATCGCCTGGTCCGGCTTCTTCGCGACCGACACCTCGTACTGGGAGATCGGAGCCGCAATGACGATGCTCGGCGCCGGCGTCGGACTCACCATGGCCCCGGCGACCGAGTCGATCATGGCCTCCTTGCGCATCCACACCGCCGGTGTGGGATCGGCGGTCGCCGGCGTTACCCGCCAACTTGGCGCCACCTTCGGCGTCGCGATAGCGGGCAGCGTTTTCGCGTCGGTGTATCAGAGCCGACTGGACGAAGATTCCGCGCTGGCCGTTGTGAGTCCCGAAACGCGTGTGGCGATGCGTCAATCGATGGCAGCCGCGCAGCACGTGCTCGGTCAGCTGCCCACGAGCCAAGCGCAGTCCGTCCGCCCCTTCGTCGAGTCGGCCTTTCTCAACGGTGTGACAGCGAGCTGCCTGGTTTGCGCCGGCGTCGCGTTGGCTGCGGCGGCGGCGGTCGCCGTGATACTTCCGCGCCGTCGCCCCCCGGATGAGCAACCCGGCTCAGCGTCTCCGCCGATGGAGGAGGTGCCCGCGAATCTCCTACCGCCGCAGCAGAAGTAG